The following proteins are co-located in the Pseudomonas cavernae genome:
- a CDS encoding cupin domain-containing protein, whose protein sequence is MPGKYPDKIRSLPLYDGRFDAYRLNADGADVLFASYPAGTSIPPHSHDTDNYGVIVRGELILHMAGEVRRYGVGDWYHVPAHAEHAAEFAQETDEIEFWFTPNP, encoded by the coding sequence ATGCCAGGAAAGTACCCCGACAAAATCCGCTCCCTGCCGCTTTACGATGGGCGCTTCGATGCCTACCGCCTGAACGCCGACGGCGCCGATGTGCTGTTTGCCTCCTATCCGGCCGGCACCTCGATCCCGCCCCACAGCCACGACACCGACAATTACGGCGTCATCGTCCGCGGCGAGCTGATCCTGCACATGGCTGGCGAGGTCCGTCGCTATGGCGTCGGCGATTGGTACCATGTCCCCGCCCACGCCGAGCATGCCGCCGAGTTCGCCCAGGAAACCGACGAGATCGAGTTCTGGTTCACGCCGAACCCTTGA
- a CDS encoding winged helix-turn-helix transcriptional regulator → MIDSQNPARSALTAADDGAIPVAAMVESIVGCKWSVRLLQLCAEGCQRPSAFLRACPGLSSKVMNERWQKMLRFGIVQRAVHGEKPPVEVEYRLTPFGQRFLGLLEEVRRLQEAVDLGELATRRPPPR, encoded by the coding sequence ATGATCGACTCGCAGAATCCAGCCCGCTCGGCCCTGACCGCCGCTGACGACGGGGCCATCCCGGTGGCGGCGATGGTCGAGAGCATCGTCGGCTGCAAGTGGTCGGTGCGCCTGCTGCAGCTGTGCGCCGAAGGCTGCCAGCGGCCCAGCGCCTTTCTGCGCGCCTGTCCGGGGCTGTCCAGCAAGGTGATGAACGAACGCTGGCAGAAAATGCTGCGCTTCGGCATCGTCCAGCGCGCGGTGCACGGCGAGAAGCCGCCGGTGGAGGTGGAATACCGGCTGACGCCGTTCGGCCAGCGCTTCCTCGGCCTGCTCGAGGAAGTGCGCCGGCTGCAGGAGGCGGTCGACCTGGGCGAACTGGCGACCCGCCGCCCGCCACCCCGCTGA
- a CDS encoding VOC family protein, protein MPNRPGRLNGLRHLALLVPNLEACERFYVDVLGMQVLNRANEDLVYLTCGNDNLSLGRAYAESSGVQAVDHYGFVVDSREELQAWYDYLQARGVTLLDRPFAHGDGAWSFHLLDPAGNKIQPLYHPALSGQRFSQG, encoded by the coding sequence ATGCCCAATCGTCCCGGCCGCCTCAATGGCCTGCGCCACCTGGCGCTGCTGGTGCCCAATCTGGAAGCCTGCGAGCGCTTCTATGTCGACGTGCTCGGCATGCAGGTGCTCAACCGCGCCAACGAGGATCTGGTCTACCTCACCTGCGGCAACGACAACCTCTCCCTCGGCCGCGCCTACGCCGAAAGCAGCGGCGTGCAGGCGGTCGACCACTACGGCTTCGTCGTCGACAGCCGGGAGGAGCTGCAGGCCTGGTACGACTATCTGCAAGCCCGGGGCGTGACCCTGCTCGACCGGCCATTCGCCCATGGCGACGGCGCCTGGAGCTTCCATCTGCTCGATCCGGCCGGCAACAAGATCCAGCCGCTCTACCATCCGGCGCTGTCGGGCCAGCGCTTCAGCCAGGGCTGA
- a CDS encoding quorum-sensing-regulated virulence factor family protein, producing the protein MLRFIAPALAFCLALPAAQAASLKDYELSKMLDKVAKESSAGTPRAINEDILDQGYTVEGNELVNHLSVREAHAAQMRANPDTVRAQLGNSVCRNNGYRQLLARGAVLRYQFSEYKSNRPVTTERFSKADCGLQ; encoded by the coding sequence ATGCTGCGTTTTATTGCTCCAGCCCTCGCCTTCTGCTTGGCCCTACCCGCTGCACAGGCGGCCAGCCTGAAGGACTACGAGTTGAGCAAGATGCTGGACAAGGTGGCCAAGGAAAGCAGCGCCGGCACACCGCGCGCGATCAACGAGGACATCCTCGACCAGGGCTACACCGTGGAAGGCAACGAGCTGGTCAATCACCTCAGCGTGCGCGAGGCGCATGCCGCGCAAATGCGCGCCAATCCAGACACTGTGCGCGCCCAGCTGGGCAACAGCGTCTGCCGCAACAACGGCTATCGCCAATTGCTGGCCCGCGGTGCGGTGCTGCGCTATCAGTTCAGCGAGTACAAGTCCAACCGCCCGGTGACCACCGAACGCTTCAGCAAGGCCGACTGCGGGCTGCAATAA
- a CDS encoding redoxin domain-containing protein, which translates to MPAPAPEWQTSVWLNTQEPLSLASLRGRVVVLHAFQMLCPGCVAHGIPQAQRVAELFRDAPLTVVGLHTVFEHHEAMGVEALRVFLQEYRIRFPVGVDASGPDGERIPRTMRAYAMPGTPTSILIDARGRLRHQVFGVHEDLLLGAQIGALLLELKQGAPGD; encoded by the coding sequence ATGCCCGCGCCAGCCCCCGAGTGGCAGACCAGCGTCTGGCTCAACACCCAGGAGCCGCTCAGTCTGGCAAGCCTGCGCGGGCGGGTGGTGGTGCTGCATGCGTTCCAGATGCTGTGCCCGGGCTGCGTGGCCCATGGCATTCCCCAGGCCCAGCGCGTCGCCGAGCTGTTCCGCGACGCGCCGCTGACGGTAGTTGGTCTGCACACGGTGTTCGAGCACCACGAGGCCATGGGCGTGGAGGCGCTACGCGTGTTCCTGCAGGAGTACCGCATCCGCTTCCCGGTCGGCGTCGATGCCAGCGGGCCCGATGGCGAACGCATCCCGCGCACCATGCGCGCCTATGCCATGCCCGGCACCCCGACCAGCATCCTGATCGACGCCCGGGGCCGCCTGCGTCATCAGGTGTTCGGCGTGCATGAGGACCTGCTGCTCGGCGCCCAGATCGGTGCTCTGCTGCTGGAACTCAAGCAAGGCGCCCCAGGCGACTGA
- a CDS encoding protoglobin domain-containing protein encodes MSDSLNIPGYSAGTTAVAASPVTLADFALMRKSVLFDDQDIRYLRLSHEVLKDQVEAILDVWYGFVGANPHLLAAFCAHDGQPLGDYLGAVRRRFGQWILDTARAEYDQRWLDYQHEIGLRHHRSKKNRTDGAAASAIVPFRDLFLLIYPITFTLRPFLAKAGHSAEDVEKMHAAWLKSCLLQVTLWSRAYVNAGDF; translated from the coding sequence ATGAGCGATTCGCTGAACATCCCCGGCTACAGCGCCGGGACCACCGCCGTGGCAGCATCCCCGGTGACCCTCGCCGACTTCGCGTTGATGCGCAAAAGCGTGCTCTTCGATGACCAGGACATCCGCTACCTGCGCCTGTCCCATGAGGTCTTGAAGGACCAGGTCGAGGCCATTCTGGATGTCTGGTATGGCTTCGTCGGCGCCAACCCGCACTTGCTGGCCGCGTTCTGCGCTCACGATGGCCAGCCGCTTGGCGATTACTTGGGCGCCGTGCGCCGGCGCTTCGGCCAGTGGATCCTCGACACCGCGCGCGCCGAGTACGACCAGCGCTGGCTGGACTACCAGCACGAGATCGGCCTGCGCCACCACCGCAGCAAGAAGAATCGCACCGACGGCGCCGCGGCGAGTGCCATCGTGCCGTTCCGCGACCTGTTCCTGCTGATCTACCCGATCACCTTCACCCTCAGGCCCTTCCTTGCCAAGGCGGGGCACTCCGCCGAGGACGTCGAGAAGATGCACGCCGCCTGGCTGAAGTCGTGCCTGCTGCAGGTCACCCTGTGGAGCCGTGCTTACGTGAATGCGGGGGACTTCTGA
- a CDS encoding DMT family transporter: MRSQALRADLLMLITAMIWGSAFVAQRLGMDHIGPYLYSGLRFALGSLVLLPLVLLRRPSATEKPPLNRGLWFGGGLMGVALALGINLQQVGLLFTSVTNSGFITGLYVIIVPLLGLFLGHRTGMGTWLGASLAVVGMFLLSVGENFHVASGDWLQLAGAFVWGAHVLLVGFFASRYDPIRLSAIQFVVCAVISLLLALGFEEIDWHAIVAAGPAIIYGGVISVGIGYTLQVIAQKHAIASHAAIILSLEAVFAAIAGALLLSESLHLRGYLGCALMFVGMLVAQLWPRQAHAKAA, from the coding sequence ATGCGAAGCCAAGCTCTGCGCGCCGACCTGTTGATGTTGATCACCGCGATGATCTGGGGCAGCGCCTTCGTCGCCCAACGCCTGGGCATGGACCATATCGGCCCCTACCTGTATTCCGGCCTGCGCTTCGCCCTCGGCTCGCTGGTGCTGCTGCCGCTGGTGCTGCTGCGCCGCCCGAGCGCGACAGAAAAGCCGCCGCTCAACCGCGGCCTCTGGTTCGGCGGCGGGCTGATGGGCGTGGCGCTGGCGCTGGGCATCAACCTGCAGCAGGTCGGCCTGCTGTTCACCAGCGTGACCAACTCCGGCTTCATCACCGGTCTGTACGTGATCATCGTGCCACTGCTCGGCCTGTTCCTCGGCCATCGCACCGGCATGGGCACCTGGCTCGGCGCCAGCCTGGCGGTGGTCGGCATGTTCCTGCTCAGCGTCGGCGAAAACTTCCACGTGGCCTCCGGCGATTGGCTGCAACTGGCCGGCGCCTTCGTCTGGGGCGCGCATGTGTTGCTGGTGGGCTTCTTCGCCAGCCGTTATGACCCGATCCGCCTGTCCGCCATCCAGTTCGTGGTCTGCGCCGTGATCAGCCTGCTGCTGGCGCTGGGCTTCGAAGAAATCGACTGGCACGCCATAGTCGCGGCCGGCCCGGCGATCATCTACGGCGGGGTGATCTCGGTGGGCATCGGTTACACCCTGCAGGTCATCGCACAGAAGCACGCCATCGCCTCGCACGCGGCGATCATCCTCTCGCTGGAGGCGGTGTTCGCCGCCATCGCCGGTGCCCTGCTGCTCAGCGAATCGCTGCATCTGCGCGGCTATCTCGGCTGCGCCCTGATGTTCGTCGGCATGCTGGTGGCGCAGCTGTGGCCGCGACAGGCGCATGCCAAGGCCGCCTGA
- the fpr gene encoding ferredoxin-NADP reductase encodes MSNLNVERVLSVHHWNDTLFSFKTTRDPGLRFENGQFVMIGLQQENGRPLMRAYSIASPNYEEHLEFFSIKVPDGPLTSKLQHLQPGDELMVSRKPTGTLLLSDLLPGKHLYLLSTGTGLAPFMSVIQDPETYERFEKVILVHGVRYVNEVAYQKFITEHLPQNEFFGDALKDKLIYYPTVTREPFENQGRLTDLMRSGKLFDDIGLPPINPQDDRAMICGSPSMLDETSEVLDSFGLKISARMGEPGDYLIERAFVEK; translated from the coding sequence ATGAGCAATCTGAACGTAGAGCGTGTGCTCAGCGTCCATCACTGGAACGATACCCTGTTCAGCTTCAAGACCACCCGCGACCCGGGCCTGCGTTTTGAAAACGGCCAGTTCGTGATGATCGGCCTGCAACAAGAGAATGGCCGCCCGCTGATGCGTGCCTACTCCATCGCCAGTCCGAACTACGAAGAGCATCTGGAATTCTTCAGCATCAAGGTTCCGGACGGCCCGCTGACCTCCAAGCTGCAGCACCTGCAACCCGGCGATGAGCTAATGGTCAGCCGCAAGCCGACCGGCACCCTGCTGCTCAGCGACCTGTTGCCCGGCAAGCACCTGTACCTGCTCAGCACCGGCACCGGTCTGGCGCCGTTCATGAGCGTGATCCAGGACCCGGAAACCTACGAGCGGTTCGAGAAGGTCATCCTCGTTCACGGCGTGCGCTACGTGAACGAAGTCGCCTACCAAAAGTTCATCACCGAGCACCTGCCGCAGAATGAATTCTTCGGCGATGCGCTGAAGGACAAACTGATCTACTACCCGACCGTGACCCGCGAGCCGTTCGAGAACCAGGGGCGTCTGACCGACCTGATGCGCAGCGGCAAGCTGTTCGACGACATCGGCCTGCCGCCGATCAATCCGCAGGACGACCGCGCGATGATCTGCGGTAGCCCGAGCATGCTCGACGAGACCAGCGAAGTGCTCGACAGCTTCGGCCTGAAGATCTCCGCGCGCATGGGCGAGCCGGGTGACTACCTGATCGAGCGCGCCTTCGTCGAGAAGTAA
- a CDS encoding DUF1326 domain-containing protein: MSMADWRLQGVEFASCNCNWGCPCQFSSPPTHGHCEAVVSMRVQHGHFNDISLDGLCWVGTFAWPGAIHEGNGRCQVFIEDKATAAQRKALLSILAGEETDPGATVFQVFSSTISEMYEPQFVPIEFSVDMVTRQAHTRIPGVLEVTGEPIRNPVTGEPQEARLILPQGFEFTEAQMASGSYQTQGAIKIGSQHSHGHFAQLHFTGRGVVR, encoded by the coding sequence ATGAGCATGGCCGACTGGCGCTTGCAGGGCGTCGAATTCGCTTCCTGTAACTGCAACTGGGGCTGCCCGTGTCAATTCAGTTCACCACCCACCCACGGTCACTGTGAGGCGGTGGTGTCGATGCGGGTGCAGCACGGGCACTTCAACGATATCTCACTGGACGGTCTCTGCTGGGTCGGCACCTTCGCCTGGCCGGGCGCCATCCACGAAGGCAACGGCCGCTGCCAGGTGTTTATCGAGGACAAGGCCACGGCGGCGCAACGCAAGGCGTTGCTGAGCATCCTCGCCGGCGAGGAAACCGATCCGGGCGCCACCGTATTCCAGGTCTTCAGCAGCACCATCAGCGAGATGTACGAGCCGCAGTTCGTGCCGATCGAGTTCTCCGTGGACATGGTGACCCGCCAGGCGCACACGCGCATCCCCGGCGTGCTGGAAGTGACCGGCGAGCCGATCCGCAACCCGGTCACCGGCGAACCCCAGGAGGCACGGCTGATTCTGCCCCAGGGCTTCGAGTTCACCGAGGCGCAGATGGCCAGCGGCAGCTACCAGACCCAGGGGGCGATCAAGATCGGCTCGCAGCATAGCCACGGACATTTCGCCCAGTTGCACTTCACCGGGCGCGGGGTGGTGCGTTAA
- the erdR gene encoding response regulator transcription factor ErdR translates to MAAYEILIADDHPLFRSALQQALTLGLGSDVRLVEAASIAELEACLGEKADWDLVLLDLNMPGAYGYSGLVLLRGQYPQIPVVMISAQEEAAVVARAREFGASGFIPKSSPLETIQQAVRLVLDGDTWWPPQTQAVASVSAEAKAASAGLASLTPQQFRVLTMVCDGLLNKQIAYELNVSEATIKAHVTAIFRKLGVRTRTQAALLLQQLESIPAG, encoded by the coding sequence ATGGCTGCTTACGAAATCCTGATTGCCGACGACCATCCACTGTTTCGCAGCGCGCTGCAGCAAGCCCTGACCCTAGGTCTGGGCTCCGATGTGCGGCTGGTTGAGGCCGCCAGCATCGCCGAGCTGGAAGCCTGTCTGGGCGAGAAGGCCGACTGGGATCTGGTCCTGCTCGACCTCAACATGCCAGGCGCCTACGGTTATTCCGGCCTGGTCCTACTGCGTGGCCAGTACCCGCAGATCCCGGTGGTAATGATCTCGGCGCAGGAAGAGGCGGCGGTGGTGGCGCGGGCGCGCGAGTTCGGTGCCAGCGGTTTCATTCCCAAGTCCAGCCCGCTGGAAACCATCCAGCAGGCCGTGCGCCTGGTGCTCGACGGTGACACCTGGTGGCCACCGCAAACCCAGGCAGTGGCCAGCGTCTCGGCCGAGGCGAAAGCCGCCAGCGCCGGCCTGGCCAGCCTGACGCCGCAGCAGTTCCGCGTCCTCACCATGGTCTGCGACGGCCTGCTGAACAAGCAGATCGCCTACGAGCTGAACGTCTCCGAGGCGACCATCAAGGCCCACGTGACGGCGATCTTCCGTAAGCTCGGGGTGCGTACCCGCACCCAGGCGGCCCTGTTGTTGCAACAATTGGAATCCATTCCCGCCGGTTAA
- the tsaA gene encoding tRNA (N6-threonylcarbamoyladenosine(37)-N6)-methyltransferase TrmO, whose translation MSYSVTPIGFVRSCFKEKFAIPRQPQLAPAARGVLELVAPFDQAEAVQGLEQVSHVWLLFIFHQALEDKPRLKVRPPRLGGNQSLGVFATRSTHRPNGIGQSVVRLDKVEPGRLWLSGIDLLDGTPVLDIKPYVPYADCLAGAHNGIAEQAPAPITVDWSTTALAEAQAHGERLGEPLVALIEQCLAQDPRPAYQQPEPARRYGARLWDVDVRWHYPETGRITVLEVTPA comes from the coding sequence ATGTCCTACTCCGTCACCCCGATTGGTTTCGTCCGCTCCTGCTTCAAGGAGAAGTTCGCCATCCCCCGCCAGCCGCAGCTGGCACCCGCGGCGCGCGGGGTGCTGGAGCTGGTGGCACCCTTCGATCAGGCCGAGGCGGTACAGGGGTTAGAGCAGGTCAGCCATGTCTGGCTGCTGTTCATCTTCCATCAGGCCCTGGAAGACAAGCCGCGCCTCAAGGTGCGCCCGCCGCGGCTGGGCGGCAATCAGTCGCTGGGGGTGTTCGCCACCCGCTCGACGCACCGCCCCAATGGCATCGGCCAATCGGTGGTCCGCCTGGACAAGGTCGAGCCGGGACGCCTATGGCTGTCCGGCATCGACCTGCTGGACGGCACGCCGGTGCTGGATATCAAGCCCTATGTGCCCTATGCCGACTGCCTCGCCGGCGCGCACAACGGCATCGCCGAGCAGGCGCCGGCGCCGATCACGGTGGACTGGAGCACAACGGCGCTGGCTGAGGCCCAGGCGCATGGCGAGCGCCTCGGCGAACCGCTGGTGGCGCTGATCGAGCAATGCCTGGCCCAGGACCCGCGCCCGGCGTATCAGCAGCCAGAACCCGCGCGGCGCTACGGTGCGCGCCTGTGGGACGTGGATGTGCGCTGGCACTACCCGGAGACGGGGCGGATCACGGTGCTCGAGGTCACGCCGGCGTAG
- a CDS encoding diacylglycerol kinase: MSPFKGQTGLKRILNAAGYSLDGLRAAFTGEAAFRQLVLLNVVLIPLAFFCDVSRGERALLIAVCLLALIVELLNSAVEAAIDRISLEQHPLSKNAKDMGSAAQFIALSLITVVWATVLLG, encoded by the coding sequence ATGTCGCCCTTCAAAGGCCAGACCGGCCTGAAACGTATCCTCAACGCCGCCGGCTATTCGCTGGACGGCCTGCGCGCCGCCTTCACCGGCGAGGCCGCCTTCCGCCAGTTGGTGCTGCTCAATGTGGTGCTGATTCCACTGGCGTTCTTCTGCGACGTCAGCCGCGGCGAGCGCGCCCTGCTGATCGCCGTGTGCCTGCTGGCGCTGATCGTCGAGTTGCTCAATTCGGCGGTGGAGGCGGCCATCGACCGCATCTCCCTGGAACAGCACCCGCTGTCGAAGAACGCCAAGGACATGGGCAGCGCCGCGCAGTTCATCGCCCTTAGCCTGATCACCGTGGTCTGGGCCACCGTTCTGCTCGGTTGA
- a CDS encoding tRNA-uridine aminocarboxypropyltransferase has protein sequence MSHAVARLYAQRLARSSKPFIARGSRSERCPGCRVIFRYCLCAWRPRVAVDAGVCLLMHDVEPLKPTNTGWLIADVVERTSAYGWSRTSAEAALLAQLGDPQWQPYVVFPGEYAAPERVVSEVRVEEGKRPLFILLDATWTEARKMFRKSPYLDRLPVLGLLPEQLSRYRLRRSKRDDHLCTAEVAALCLELAGDNLGAQALDAYLDVFTGHYLGAKYHLPLDLQDEAHRRLQVFL, from the coding sequence GTGAGTCACGCTGTCGCCCGTCTGTACGCGCAGCGCCTGGCCCGCAGCAGCAAACCCTTTATCGCCCGCGGTTCGCGCTCCGAGCGCTGCCCCGGCTGTCGGGTGATCTTCCGCTATTGCCTGTGCGCTTGGCGCCCGCGGGTAGCGGTAGACGCAGGCGTGTGCCTGTTGATGCACGATGTCGAGCCGTTGAAGCCGACCAACACCGGTTGGCTGATTGCCGATGTGGTCGAGCGCACCAGCGCCTATGGCTGGTCGCGCACCAGCGCCGAGGCGGCCTTGCTGGCGCAGCTCGGTGATCCGCAGTGGCAACCCTATGTGGTGTTTCCCGGTGAATACGCGGCGCCGGAGCGGGTGGTGAGCGAGGTCCGGGTGGAGGAGGGCAAGCGCCCACTGTTTATCCTGCTCGATGCGACCTGGACCGAGGCGCGCAAAATGTTCCGCAAGAGCCCCTATCTCGACCGTTTGCCGGTGCTCGGTTTGTTGCCTGAGCAGCTGTCCCGCTATCGTCTGCGCCGCTCCAAGCGCGACGACCATCTGTGCACGGCGGAAGTGGCGGCGCTGTGCTTGGAGTTGGCCGGCGACAACCTTGGGGCGCAGGCGCTGGACGCCTATCTGGATGTGTTCACCGGGCATTACCTGGGGGCCAAGTATCACCTGCCGCTGGACCTGCAGGACGAAGCGCACCGACGCCTGCAGGTCTTCCTCTAG
- a CDS encoding putative quinol monooxygenase: MYCLLLKTQLKPASLEAFMAAIRINATASVRDEPGCLVFDVLQDRSDPDLVWLYEVYVDEAAFEAHMRTPHFLASRPLVEPLILSQEAIEGDMLVRG, from the coding sequence GTGTACTGCCTGCTGCTCAAAACCCAACTCAAACCCGCCAGCCTCGAGGCCTTCATGGCCGCCATTCGGATCAATGCCACCGCCTCGGTGCGCGACGAGCCGGGCTGTCTGGTCTTCGACGTGCTGCAGGACCGCAGCGATCCCGATCTGGTCTGGCTGTACGAGGTCTACGTCGATGAGGCGGCCTTCGAGGCGCACATGCGCACCCCGCACTTCCTCGCCAGCCGGCCGCTGGTCGAGCCGTTGATCCTCAGTCAGGAGGCCATCGAGGGCGATATGCTGGTGCGTGGCTAA
- a CDS encoding SDR family oxidoreductase — protein sequence MHPYFSLQGRTALVTGGTRGIGKMIAKGFVEAGAKVYVCARDAQACADTATELSAFGECHGIAANLADEASVQALAAQLAEDLGQLDILVNNAGTSWGAPLESYPLKGWEKVMQLNVTAVFSCIQQLLPLLRKAGDAQNPARIINIGSVAGISSFGEQAYAYGPSKAALHQLSRLLARELVGEHINVNVIAPGRFPSKMTRHITENAEALAADCAHIPMHRWGREEEMAALAISLASTAGAYMTGNIIPIDGGFSL from the coding sequence ATGCACCCGTATTTCTCCCTGCAGGGCCGCACCGCCCTGGTCACCGGCGGCACCCGCGGAATCGGCAAGATGATCGCCAAGGGCTTCGTCGAGGCCGGCGCCAAGGTCTATGTCTGCGCCCGCGATGCGCAGGCTTGCGCGGACACCGCCACTGAGCTGAGCGCCTTTGGCGAATGCCACGGGATCGCCGCCAACCTGGCCGACGAAGCCAGCGTGCAGGCCCTGGCCGCGCAGCTGGCGGAAGACCTCGGCCAGCTGGACATCCTGGTCAACAATGCCGGCACCAGCTGGGGCGCGCCGCTGGAAAGCTACCCGCTGAAGGGCTGGGAAAAGGTCATGCAGCTCAACGTAACCGCGGTGTTCAGCTGCATCCAGCAATTGCTGCCACTGCTGCGCAAGGCCGGCGATGCGCAGAACCCGGCGCGGATCATCAATATCGGCTCGGTCGCCGGGATTTCCTCCTTCGGCGAACAGGCCTACGCCTACGGCCCGAGCAAGGCGGCGCTGCACCAGCTGTCGCGCCTGCTGGCGCGCGAACTGGTCGGCGAGCACATCAACGTCAACGTCATCGCTCCCGGGCGCTTCCCGAGCAAGATGACCCGCCATATCACAGAAAATGCCGAAGCGCTGGCCGCGGATTGCGCGCATATCCCGATGCATCGCTGGGGCCGAGAGGAAGAGATGGCCGCCCTGGCGATCAGCCTGGCGAGCACCGCCGGGGCCTACATGACCGGCAATATCATCCCCATCGACGGCGGCTTCAGCCTCTGA
- a CDS encoding DUF2182 domain-containing protein, translated as MAELPAAAQRKGLAKEQWLFLLCLLALCGLAWLTLLRLAEDMRAPGGMADLAMVGMPMPWGSDGALLMFAMWAVMMVGMMLPSALPMLLLYQQVLRKRTPTPQRHWALLLFSLAYVLVWSAFSLLATLLQWGLEQLALLSPAMRSQSAGLGAGLLLVAGVYQWLPSKSACLKRCRGPLQFLLGYWRPGILGGWRMGLAHGLYCLGCCWALMGLLFVGGVMNMLWVALLGGFVLLEKTLPGGPWLGRLGGLLLVGWGLLLLGRAAAA; from the coding sequence GTGGCCGAGCTGCCGGCGGCGGCCCAGCGCAAGGGGCTGGCGAAGGAGCAGTGGCTGTTCCTGCTCTGCCTGCTCGCCCTCTGCGGCTTGGCCTGGCTGACGCTGCTGCGCCTGGCCGAGGACATGCGCGCACCCGGCGGCATGGCCGACTTGGCGATGGTCGGCATGCCGATGCCCTGGGGCAGCGACGGGGCCCTGCTGATGTTCGCCATGTGGGCGGTGATGATGGTCGGCATGATGCTGCCCAGCGCCCTGCCGATGCTGCTGCTCTATCAGCAGGTCCTGCGCAAACGCACGCCGACGCCGCAGCGGCACTGGGCGCTGCTGTTGTTTAGCCTGGCCTATGTGCTGGTGTGGAGTGCCTTCAGCCTGCTCGCCACCCTCCTGCAGTGGGGGCTCGAGCAGCTCGCCCTGCTCAGCCCGGCGATGCGCAGCCAGAGTGCCGGCCTGGGCGCGGGCTTGCTGCTGGTCGCGGGCGTCTATCAGTGGCTGCCGAGCAAGTCGGCCTGCCTCAAGCGGTGCCGCGGCCCGCTGCAGTTCCTGCTCGGTTACTGGCGCCCGGGAATCCTCGGTGGCTGGCGCATGGGCCTGGCCCACGGCCTGTATTGCCTGGGCTGCTGCTGGGCGCTGATGGGGCTGCTGTTCGTCGGCGGGGTGATGAATATGCTGTGGGTGGCGTTGCTCGGCGGCTTTGTGCTGCTCGAGAAGACCCTGCCCGGCGGACCCTGGCTCGGCCGTCTGGGCGGCCTGCTGCTGGTGGGCTGGGGCCTGCTCCTGCTCGGCCGGGCGGCGGCCGCCTGA
- a CDS encoding LysR family transcriptional regulator, which produces MRFTLRQLQVFVAIAQQESVSRAAQSLALSQSATSTSLTELERQSDCQLFDRAGKRLNLNALGRQLLPQAVALLDQAKEIERLLIGKSGFGSLAVGATLTVGNYLATLLIGSFMQRHPECRVRLHVQNTANIVQQIAHYELDLGLIEGDCQHPEIEVQPWVEDELVVFCAPQHPLAQRGQASLDELTREAWILREQGSGTRLTFDHAMRHHRTALNIRLELEHTEAIKRAVESGLGIGCISRLALRDAFRRGSLVAVETPELDLTRQFYFIWHKQKYQTAAMREFLDLCRELTAGVTRSDAIVLPTLA; this is translated from the coding sequence ATGCGATTTACCTTGCGCCAACTTCAGGTGTTCGTCGCCATTGCCCAGCAGGAAAGCGTCTCGCGTGCCGCGCAATCGCTGGCGTTGTCGCAATCGGCGACCAGTACTTCACTGACCGAGCTGGAGCGGCAATCCGACTGCCAACTGTTCGACCGCGCCGGCAAGCGCCTGAACCTCAACGCTCTCGGCCGCCAGCTGCTGCCGCAGGCGGTGGCGCTGCTCGACCAGGCCAAGGAGATCGAGCGCCTGCTCATCGGCAAGAGTGGCTTCGGTTCGCTGGCTGTCGGTGCCACCCTGACAGTCGGCAACTACCTGGCGACCCTGCTGATCGGCAGTTTCATGCAGCGCCACCCCGAATGCCGGGTGCGCCTGCACGTGCAGAACACGGCGAATATCGTCCAACAGATCGCCCACTACGAACTGGATCTGGGTCTAATCGAAGGCGATTGCCAGCACCCGGAGATCGAGGTGCAGCCCTGGGTCGAGGACGAGCTGGTGGTGTTCTGCGCCCCGCAGCATCCGCTGGCGCAGCGCGGCCAGGCCAGCCTCGACGAACTCACCCGCGAGGCCTGGATTCTCCGCGAACAGGGCTCGGGCACGCGCCTGACCTTCGACCATGCCATGCGCCATCACCGCACGGCGCTGAACATCCGTCTGGAGCTGGAGCACACCGAGGCGATCAAGCGTGCGGTGGAATCCGGCCTGGGCATCGGCTGCATCTCCCGCCTGGCGCTGCGCGATGCCTTCCGCCGCGGCAGCCTGGTGGCGGTGGAAACCCCGGAGCTGGACCTGACCCGGCAGTTCTACTTCATCTGGCACAAACAAAAGTACCAGACCGCCGCCATGCGCGAATTCCTCGACCTGTGCCGCGAACTGACCGCCGGAGTAACGCGCAGCGACGCGATCGTGCTGCCGACGCTTGCCTGA